The following are encoded in a window of Verrucomicrobiia bacterium genomic DNA:
- a CDS encoding DUF1800 domain-containing protein, producing MLTPIAADQWDFSRAAHLLNRAGFGGTPAEIEQLVNLGPERAVASLVDYEKIPDPTKDPDWARPDPTRAERIAALRKMTPEERRMAQKEEQRKERERLLELRGWWLNRMVHGPRPLQEKMTLFWHGHFATSVEKVRDAYYMWRQNELFRRLATGNWQQLLTEVARDPAMLVWLDQAQSRKDHPNENFAREVMELFSLGEGHYTEKDITEGARALTGWSLDRTSQRFVDRPRVHDEGIKTFLGQTGNFDGGDVIRIIVEQPQAAKFITAKLWDYFAGAPLAPELNDALAAEFRRAGNNFKPILRTLFRSDEFYAPEVVRAQVKSPVQWLVMGIRQLERNLPPAAVCSALTRSLGQELFQPPNVKGWDGGLAWINTNNLLTRYNESATLVFGDAKPLMNAAQAKKQPKLRERFLARLRLGGVDPEKLFTIEERHIKDKFIAAVEKRFLQAELRPAQKQALRDFLDERGPLDTEDILGAIRLVMCTPDYQLT from the coding sequence ATGCTCACGCCAATTGCTGCCGATCAATGGGACTTCAGCCGGGCGGCGCACCTGCTCAACCGGGCGGGCTTCGGCGGAACGCCTGCGGAAATCGAGCAACTGGTCAATCTCGGGCCGGAACGGGCGGTGGCTTCGCTCGTTGATTACGAAAAAATTCCCGACCCGACCAAGGATCCGGATTGGGCCCGGCCGGATCCGACCCGCGCCGAGCGGATTGCCGCGCTACGTAAAATGACGCCTGAAGAGCGGCGCATGGCCCAGAAGGAGGAGCAGCGCAAGGAGCGGGAGCGCCTGCTTGAATTGCGCGGCTGGTGGCTGAACCGCATGGTGCATGGGCCGCGGCCGTTGCAGGAAAAAATGACCCTGTTCTGGCACGGTCATTTCGCCACCAGCGTCGAAAAGGTGCGCGATGCGTATTACATGTGGCGTCAGAACGAACTGTTCCGGCGGCTGGCCACCGGCAACTGGCAGCAACTGTTGACCGAAGTCGCCCGTGATCCCGCCATGTTGGTCTGGCTCGATCAGGCCCAGAGCCGCAAGGACCATCCGAACGAGAATTTCGCGCGCGAGGTGATGGAGTTGTTTTCCCTCGGCGAAGGTCACTACACCGAGAAGGACATTACGGAAGGTGCCCGCGCGCTGACAGGCTGGTCGTTGGATCGCACATCGCAGCGTTTCGTGGACCGGCCCCGCGTCCATGACGAGGGCATCAAAACCTTCCTGGGTCAGACGGGCAACTTTGATGGCGGTGATGTCATCCGCATCATTGTCGAACAACCACAGGCGGCAAAGTTCATCACCGCCAAACTGTGGGACTATTTTGCCGGCGCGCCACTGGCGCCCGAACTGAACGACGCCCTGGCGGCGGAGTTCCGCCGCGCGGGCAACAACTTCAAGCCCATTTTGCGCACCCTGTTCCGCAGCGATGAGTTTTACGCACCCGAGGTGGTGCGGGCGCAGGTCAAGAGCCCGGTGCAATGGCTGGTCATGGGCATCCGACAGTTGGAGCGCAATCTGCCGCCGGCCGCCGTGTGCAGCGCCCTGACCCGCTCCTTGGGACAGGAACTGTTCCAGCCGCCCAACGTGAAGGGTTGGGATGGTGGCCTGGCGTGGATCAACACCAACAACCTGCTCACGCGCTACAACGAATCGGCCACGCTGGTGTTCGGCGACGCCAAGCCGCTGATGAACGCGGCGCAGGCCAAGAAACAACCCAAGTTGCGCGAACGCTTCCTCGCCCGGTTGCGGCTGGGCGGAGTGGACCCGGAAAAGCTGTTCACGATTGAAGAGCGGCACATCAAGGACAAGTTCATCGCCGCGGTCGAAAAGCGTTTTTTGCAGGCGGAACTGCGGCCGGCACAAAAGCAGGCACTGCGCGATTTTCTCGATGAACGCGGGCCGCTGGATACCGAGGATATTTTGGGCGCCATCCGGCTGGTCATGTGCACGCCCGACTACCAACTGACGTAA
- a CDS encoding DUF1501 domain-containing protein, whose translation MSNQLSLKTRREFLRTTVLGSALSWTLPTFLANTFSALHAEAADKATQIVTGRDAQILVVLQMAGGNDGLNTVVPYANDFYHKARPRIGLKPDDVLKLSDSIGLHPALTGFKALFDAGQLGVVQGVGYPNPNRSHFRSTDIWMTASDSNKYEKHGWLGRYFDANCAGCDPTVGVAVGRQMPLAFAGEKAKGIAVDNPANYRFMSDTPAMAGEKDTTEESYRKLNMIETAGADDNSGGTIGAISGAARSTGSPLDFIERTALDAQVSSDEVRAIASKVENHVSYPASQLGNSLKLVAKLIGGGLPTRVFYVSQGGYDTHTNQTGTQERLFKDLGDSVKAFTDDLKAQGNMERVLVMTFSEFGRRVAENANQGTDHGAASSMFIVGHKVKAGLLGEYPSLDPSDLFQGDLKFKVDFRSVYAGVLEEWLKTRSEPVLGRKFQPLPIV comes from the coding sequence ATGAGCAATCAACTTTCCCTCAAAACCCGGCGCGAATTTCTCCGCACCACCGTGCTGGGCAGCGCGTTGTCCTGGACGTTGCCGACGTTTCTCGCAAACACCTTTTCGGCATTGCATGCTGAAGCCGCCGACAAGGCGACGCAGATTGTGACCGGCCGCGACGCGCAAATCCTCGTCGTGCTCCAAATGGCGGGTGGCAATGACGGGCTGAACACGGTCGTGCCCTACGCGAACGATTTTTATCACAAGGCCCGCCCGCGCATTGGACTCAAGCCGGACGACGTCCTCAAGTTGAGCGACAGTATTGGCCTGCACCCGGCGCTAACAGGGTTCAAGGCGTTGTTTGATGCCGGCCAACTTGGTGTCGTGCAGGGCGTGGGTTATCCGAATCCCAATCGATCCCATTTCCGATCCACTGACATCTGGATGACGGCCAGCGATTCCAACAAATATGAGAAGCACGGCTGGCTGGGACGTTACTTCGACGCCAATTGTGCCGGATGCGATCCGACCGTGGGCGTCGCGGTGGGCCGCCAGATGCCGCTGGCGTTTGCCGGGGAAAAGGCCAAGGGCATCGCGGTGGACAATCCCGCGAACTACCGCTTCATGAGCGACACCCCGGCCATGGCCGGCGAGAAGGATACGACGGAGGAGTCTTATCGGAAGCTGAACATGATTGAAACCGCCGGTGCGGATGACAATTCGGGCGGCACCATCGGCGCCATTTCGGGCGCGGCGCGGTCCACGGGATCGCCGCTGGATTTTATCGAACGCACTGCGCTCGACGCGCAGGTCAGTTCGGATGAAGTGCGCGCCATTGCCAGCAAGGTGGAGAATCACGTCAGCTACCCGGCCTCCCAGCTCGGCAACTCGCTGAAGCTCGTCGCCAAGTTGATTGGCGGCGGCCTGCCGACGCGGGTGTTTTACGTCTCCCAGGGCGGCTACGACACGCACACCAATCAAACCGGCACGCAGGAGCGGCTGTTCAAGGATCTGGGGGATTCGGTCAAGGCGTTCACCGACGATTTGAAAGCGCAGGGCAACATGGAACGCGTGCTGGTCATGACATTCAGTGAATTTGGCCGGCGCGTGGCGGAGAATGCCAACCAAGGCACCGACCACGGCGCGGCGTCGTCCATGTTCATCGTCGGTCACAAGGTGAAGGCGGGATTGCTCGGCGAGTATCCCAGCCTCGACCCAAGCGACCTCTTCCAAGGCGACCTCAAATTCAAGGTCGATTTTCGCAGCGTTTACGCCGGGGTTCTGGAAGAGTGGCTCAAGACGCGGAGCGAACCGGTGCTTGGCCGGAAGTTTCAACCGCTGCCCATCGTTTAA
- the tilS gene encoding tRNA lysidine(34) synthetase TilS: MVLLRLLHALAPRFHWQLSVAHFNHRLRGRASAADQQLVQKIARRLRLPCDVGAVNVRQAARVAGVSLEMAARQARHAFLAECARRRRARIVALAHHADDQVELFLMRLLRGAGSAGLAGMKPQSPSPADHRLRLIRPLLQLTKTELIACAEAMRWPFREDASNASAEFERNWVRQELLPCLRRRQPAAAQAILRSMEILGAEADFVSRAAEAHRAGLASPSKPTVPPFTQLHPAVQRRILQQELRDLGVEPTWTVVELLRERAGQRVNVGPQLGVVRDTDGEVSTIQDAPLEFEPKAQVICLNLRLTHGCQQLGKVRVEWRVRRCSPRGVLTRRAAREVFDAERVGARMVLRHWRPGDRYQPIGMPRAVKLQDWFTNRKIPAARRRQLVLAESEHGEVFWVEGERISEACKVTAATRKVVEIRWKRNDSAVAVPRGSC; encoded by the coding sequence ATGGTGCTGCTGCGCCTGCTGCATGCCCTGGCGCCTAGGTTCCACTGGCAACTTTCAGTCGCCCACTTCAACCATCGGTTGCGCGGCCGCGCGAGCGCGGCGGACCAACAGCTTGTTCAGAAAATCGCCCGGCGATTGCGGCTTCCCTGCGATGTGGGGGCGGTCAATGTCCGTCAGGCGGCGAGGGTTGCCGGTGTTTCTCTCGAAATGGCCGCCCGCCAGGCACGGCACGCATTTTTGGCGGAGTGCGCCCGTCGCCGCCGCGCGCGAATTGTTGCCCTGGCGCATCACGCCGATGATCAAGTGGAATTGTTTCTGATGCGGCTCCTGCGCGGGGCGGGCAGCGCCGGTTTGGCGGGCATGAAGCCGCAAAGCCCGTCGCCCGCGGACCACCGTCTTCGGCTGATTCGGCCGCTGCTGCAATTGACCAAGACCGAATTGATCGCCTGCGCCGAAGCCATGCGCTGGCCGTTTCGCGAAGATGCCAGCAACGCCTCGGCGGAGTTCGAGCGAAACTGGGTTCGTCAGGAATTGCTTCCCTGCCTGCGCCGGCGTCAACCTGCGGCGGCGCAAGCCATTTTGCGCTCCATGGAAATCCTCGGCGCCGAAGCCGACTTTGTTTCCCGTGCAGCCGAAGCCCACCGCGCCGGTCTCGCGTCCCCGTCGAAGCCCACCGTGCCGCCATTCACCCAACTGCATCCAGCGGTGCAACGGCGGATTCTGCAGCAGGAGCTCCGGGATTTGGGGGTGGAGCCAACGTGGACGGTGGTTGAATTGCTGCGGGAACGGGCCGGGCAACGGGTGAACGTTGGGCCGCAACTGGGCGTGGTGCGGGACACAGATGGCGAAGTATCGACCATCCAGGACGCGCCGCTTGAATTTGAGCCGAAAGCGCAGGTGATCTGTCTCAACTTAAGATTGACGCACGGTTGCCAGCAGCTTGGCAAAGTCCGGGTCGAGTGGCGCGTGAGGCGATGTTCACCGCGCGGCGTTCTGACCCGACGGGCGGCTCGCGAGGTCTTTGATGCCGAGCGGGTAGGAGCACGGATGGTGCTGCGGCACTGGCGCCCTGGCGACCGTTATCAGCCGATTGGGATGCCGCGAGCGGTCAAATTGCAGGATTGGTTCACCAACCGGAAAATCCCGGCGGCCCGGCGGCGTCAGCTGGTTTTGGCGGAAAGTGAACATGGCGAGGTGTTCTGGGTCGAAGGCGAGCGTATCAGCGAGGCGTGCAAGGTTACCGCCGCCACGCGCAAAGTGGTGGAAATCCGCTGGAAACGGAACGATAGCGCGGTTGCGGTGCCGCGGGGCTCATGCTAG
- the ftsH gene encoding ATP-dependent zinc metalloprotease FtsH, producing MADDKKMNNAEKEPRKPGEFRVPPRTWIVWIAILGGIVALMAFRDYNSTQREELKPHSLLQMVDSNLIAEASVMNSPQSSSYDITGSYYKTDSEGKKVVGDNGKPVEVPFHTKLYLTDQLMNRLYDKVQSVQVRESNTMLMNVFWSLLPIIVIASLIWFFFIRQIKMAGKGALSFGKSRARLLAKERNKTTFKDVAGIDEAIEETKELVEFLKDPRKFQRLGGRIPKGVLMVGPPGTGKTLLAKAIAGEADAAFFSISGSDFVEMFVGVGASRVRDMFEQARKNTPCLIFIDEIDAVGRSRGHGLGGGNDEREQTLNALLVEMDGFDTTDGIIIIAATNRPDVLDPALLRPGRFDRQVTVNLPDVRGREGILKVHAKNIKLAPDVDLSVIARGTPGYSGAELANLLNESALLAAGLNKKAVGMRELEEARDKVRWGRERRSMAMTEEEKRNTAWHEAGHALVSVLLEHTHPLHKVTIIPRGQALGMAMYLPEHDILSQRRKEMEDAIAVAVAGRIAEEIITGDVSTGAGSDIQQATNLARAMVTQYGMSDKLGMVRYGNDDEYVFLGRELARPKSYSEATAREIDDEVRRLVDVAYKRAHDLIYTHRDKLELIANSLLEYETLDGAQVEEIVRTGKLTTPPPKPGSDMGPLRGAPAGTPMPEPPPKPAPPAMPGLGSPAPATA from the coding sequence ATGGCAGACGACAAAAAAATGAACAACGCGGAAAAAGAACCCAGAAAGCCCGGCGAATTCCGGGTGCCCCCCCGCACTTGGATTGTGTGGATTGCCATCCTGGGGGGCATCGTGGCGTTGATGGCCTTCCGCGATTACAACAGCACGCAGCGCGAGGAACTGAAGCCGCATTCGCTCCTGCAGATGGTCGATTCCAACCTCATAGCGGAGGCGTCCGTCATGAACAGTCCGCAATCGTCCTCCTACGACATCACCGGCTCCTATTACAAGACCGACAGCGAGGGCAAAAAGGTCGTCGGGGACAACGGCAAGCCCGTGGAAGTTCCGTTTCACACCAAGTTGTATCTGACCGATCAACTGATGAATCGGCTTTACGACAAGGTCCAATCCGTGCAGGTGCGTGAATCGAACACGATGTTGATGAACGTTTTCTGGAGTCTGCTGCCCATCATCGTGATTGCATCGCTGATCTGGTTCTTTTTTATCCGGCAAATCAAAATGGCCGGAAAAGGTGCGTTGAGCTTTGGCAAAAGCCGGGCGCGATTGCTCGCCAAGGAACGCAACAAGACCACGTTTAAGGATGTCGCCGGCATTGACGAGGCGATCGAGGAAACCAAGGAACTGGTGGAATTCCTTAAGGATCCGCGCAAGTTCCAGCGCCTCGGCGGGCGCATTCCCAAGGGCGTGTTGATGGTCGGACCGCCCGGCACCGGCAAGACGCTGCTCGCCAAGGCCATTGCTGGCGAGGCGGACGCGGCATTCTTCAGCATCAGCGGCTCGGATTTCGTGGAAATGTTCGTTGGCGTCGGTGCCAGCCGCGTGCGTGACATGTTTGAACAGGCGCGGAAGAACACGCCCTGCCTGATTTTCATCGACGAAATTGACGCTGTCGGCCGGAGCCGTGGCCATGGGCTCGGCGGTGGCAACGATGAGCGCGAACAGACCTTGAACGCGTTGCTCGTCGAGATGGATGGTTTTGATACGACGGACGGCATCATCATCATCGCGGCCACCAACCGGCCTGACGTGCTGGATCCGGCCTTGTTGCGGCCTGGACGGTTCGATCGTCAAGTCACGGTCAATCTGCCGGACGTGCGGGGACGGGAGGGCATTCTCAAGGTCCACGCCAAGAACATCAAACTGGCGCCGGATGTGGATTTGTCGGTTATTGCGCGCGGCACGCCGGGCTATTCCGGCGCCGAACTCGCCAACCTGCTGAACGAATCGGCTTTGCTGGCCGCGGGCTTGAACAAAAAAGCCGTGGGCATGCGCGAACTCGAAGAGGCGCGTGACAAGGTTCGTTGGGGCCGCGAGCGGCGCAGCATGGCCATGACCGAGGAGGAAAAGCGCAACACCGCCTGGCACGAGGCCGGCCACGCATTGGTGAGCGTGCTGCTCGAGCACACACATCCGCTTCACAAGGTTACCATCATTCCGCGGGGACAGGCTTTGGGCATGGCGATGTATTTGCCCGAGCACGATATTTTGTCGCAGCGGCGCAAGGAAATGGAAGATGCCATCGCTGTGGCCGTGGCGGGGCGCATCGCCGAGGAAATCATCACGGGCGACGTTTCCACCGGCGCGGGCAGCGACATTCAGCAGGCCACGAACCTGGCACGAGCCATGGTGACGCAATATGGCATGAGCGACAAACTCGGCATGGTGCGTTACGGTAATGACGATGAGTATGTGTTTCTCGGGCGTGAACTGGCCCGGCCGAAATCTTACAGCGAGGCCACGGCGCGGGAAATCGATGACGAGGTGCGCCGTCTGGTGGATGTCGCCTACAAGCGGGCGCACGATTTGATTTACACCCATCGGGACAAGCTTGAGCTGATTGCCAATTCCCTCCTCGAATACGAAACCTTGGACGGGGCTCAAGTTGAGGAAATTGTCCGCACGGGCAAGCTGACCACGCCGCCGCCAAAACCGGGTTCGGACATGGGACCGCTGCGTGGCGCGCCGGCCGGCACGCCGATGCCGGAGCCACCGCCGAAGCCCGCTCCGCCGGCCATGCCGGGATTGGGATCACCCGCGCCGGCCACGGCGTAG
- the rpe gene encoding ribulose-phosphate 3-epimerase → MIIAPSLLAADFGRFAREAERISGSGADWLHLDIMDGHFVPNISFGPQVVKTVRAVTRMFFDVHLMCSKPEILVDAFAEAGANQMTVHVELGDAAVTRLLWKIKSLGIKAGLAVNPPTSIAQALPHLEQIDTLLVMTVNPGFGGQSFIYETLPKIQQAAAWRQTRGLTYRIEVDGGVNFSTAGECARVGADTFVSGTTLLSRRNLGAAVKRLRKVVEQAQMDKASAPPQTVQLL, encoded by the coding sequence ATGATTATTGCGCCCTCCTTGCTGGCCGCGGATTTTGGCCGTTTTGCCAGGGAGGCGGAGCGCATTTCCGGGTCCGGCGCGGACTGGCTTCATCTCGACATCATGGACGGGCACTTTGTGCCCAACATCTCCTTCGGCCCGCAAGTGGTGAAGACCGTTCGGGCGGTGACCCGGATGTTTTTCGACGTGCATCTAATGTGCTCCAAACCGGAGATCCTCGTGGATGCCTTTGCGGAGGCTGGCGCGAATCAGATGACGGTGCACGTCGAGCTGGGCGACGCCGCGGTCACCCGTTTGCTCTGGAAAATCAAGTCATTGGGCATTAAGGCCGGCCTTGCGGTGAATCCACCGACTTCCATTGCGCAGGCGTTGCCCCACCTCGAACAAATCGACACCTTGCTCGTTATGACGGTGAATCCGGGGTTTGGCGGCCAATCATTCATTTACGAAACCTTGCCCAAAATTCAGCAGGCGGCGGCGTGGCGACAGACCCGTGGCCTGACGTATCGCATCGAGGTGGACGGCGGAGTGAACTTTTCGACCGCTGGTGAATGCGCCCGTGTGGGCGCTGATACGTTTGTCAGCGGAACGACCCTGTTGTCCCGGCGCAATTTGGGGGCGGCCGTGAAGCGGCTGCGCAAGGTGGTGGAGCAGGCGCAGATGGACAAAGCCAGCGCGCCTCCGCAGACAGTTCAACTCCTGTGA
- a CDS encoding phosphoglucomutase/phosphomannomutase family protein produces MSQTIQFGTDGWRAVIADSFTFENVARVAQASADFWSANPVPETDRRVVIGYDRRFLSEKFAAVAAEVFAGNDFEVILTPEPTPTPAVSYAVKQSASVGGVVITASHNPPHFNGFKLKSYYGGPAMPETCAAVEKQLGASAVRRLALDEAIRAHRVRLRDIRPAHYAALKRLVDFPRIKRSRLRFAHEALFGVGAGCFEALLAGTSCRVTTLNGQRDPLFGGINPEPIRQNYRLSAGWLRRHPHDLCLVTDGDADRVGGMDGRGGYLSTHQIIALLLHHYIKNRGETGRVVKALTTTSLIDKMCAAHNLPLLEVPVGFKHICGEMVKGGVMLGGEESGGIGFARHIPERDGLAAGLVLLELLAVERQPITRVLAAIHREYGRHCYDRNDLHYPLAERPRLLARLAANPPVKLLSSPVVAVQSYDGVKLVAADSSWLMWRGSGTEPVLRIYAEAATDERVQALLRLGRKLTRRL; encoded by the coding sequence GTGAGTCAAACAATCCAATTCGGCACCGACGGCTGGCGTGCCGTCATCGCGGACTCCTTCACGTTTGAAAACGTGGCCCGGGTCGCCCAGGCTTCCGCCGATTTCTGGAGCGCGAATCCGGTCCCGGAAACCGATCGGCGCGTGGTGATCGGCTACGACCGGCGATTCCTCTCCGAAAAATTCGCCGCGGTTGCTGCGGAGGTGTTCGCCGGCAATGATTTTGAAGTCATACTCACGCCCGAGCCCACACCGACGCCGGCCGTGTCGTATGCGGTCAAACAATCGGCTTCTGTGGGCGGCGTGGTCATCACGGCAAGCCACAATCCGCCGCACTTCAACGGCTTCAAATTGAAATCTTATTACGGGGGGCCGGCGATGCCGGAAACCTGCGCGGCCGTCGAAAAGCAGCTGGGGGCCAGCGCTGTTCGCCGTCTGGCCTTGGACGAGGCGATTCGCGCGCACCGGGTGCGCCTGCGTGACATCCGCCCGGCGCATTATGCGGCCCTCAAGCGGCTGGTGGATTTTCCGCGCATCAAACGCTCGCGGCTGCGTTTTGCCCACGAGGCACTTTTCGGCGTTGGTGCGGGCTGTTTTGAGGCGCTGCTGGCGGGAACCAGTTGCCGGGTCACGACGCTGAACGGACAGCGCGATCCGTTGTTTGGCGGCATCAATCCCGAACCGATCCGGCAGAACTACCGCCTGAGTGCCGGCTGGTTGCGGCGGCATCCGCATGACCTCTGCCTGGTTACCGATGGCGACGCGGATCGCGTGGGGGGCATGGACGGTCGCGGCGGCTATCTTTCGACCCACCAAATCATCGCGCTGTTGCTGCATCATTACATCAAGAACCGCGGCGAAACCGGCCGGGTCGTGAAGGCGCTGACCACCACCTCGTTGATCGACAAGATGTGCGCGGCGCACAATCTTCCGCTGCTGGAAGTGCCCGTTGGTTTCAAGCACATCTGCGGCGAGATGGTCAAAGGCGGCGTGATGCTGGGCGGGGAGGAGAGCGGCGGGATTGGTTTTGCCCGGCACATTCCCGAGCGGGACGGGCTCGCCGCGGGCTTGGTGCTGCTGGAATTGCTGGCCGTGGAGCGACAGCCGATAACCCGCGTGCTCGCGGCAATCCATCGCGAATACGGCCGCCATTGTTACGACCGCAACGATCTGCACTATCCGCTGGCAGAGAGGCCGCGGTTGCTGGCCAGGCTGGCGGCCAATCCGCCCGTTAAGCTGCTTTCGTCGCCGGTGGTGGCTGTGCAGTCCTACGATGGGGTCAAACTGGTCGCGGCAGACAGTTCCTGGCTCATGTGGCGCGGTTCAGGGACGGAGCCGGTGTTGCGGATTTATGCCGAAGCGGCCACCGACGAACGGGTTCAGGCCTTGTTGCGGTTGGGACGAAAACTGACGCGGCGGCTTTGA
- a CDS encoding response regulator — MERSNIPAKRILVVDDEPYVCDALRMMLSIDGHEVTTASSARQGLDLLAQQPFDLVITDYSMPAMKGDEFASLVKARNPAQPVVMITAYAEMLSGSKTGGLPCIDVLISKPFRLEQLRQAVARVLGLEKTP, encoded by the coding sequence ATGGAGCGATCGAACATTCCTGCCAAACGAATCCTCGTCGTGGACGACGAACCGTATGTCTGTGACGCGCTTCGCATGATGTTGAGCATTGACGGGCACGAAGTCACCACGGCTTCCAGCGCACGCCAGGGGCTGGACCTGCTGGCGCAGCAACCCTTCGATCTGGTGATTACCGATTACTCGATGCCGGCGATGAAAGGGGACGAGTTCGCGAGCCTTGTCAAAGCCCGCAATCCCGCCCAGCCGGTGGTCATGATCACCGCCTACGCGGAAATGCTGTCGGGTTCCAAAACCGGCGGGCTCCCGTGCATTGATGTCCTGATCAGCAAACCCTTCCGGCTTGAGCAACTGCGGCAGGCGGTCGCCCGGGTGCTCGGTCTGGAGAAAACGCCGTAA
- the lepB gene encoding signal peptidase I — MASTQPRGWRRFFSRKPRSVPPPSLWQQLTQCGCALAVALSSYWVATHFMFQTVIVDGDSMKPTLHNADQYLLNRAEYLFRDPKPGDIVVIHDPEDGGLSVKRIVATGGETVELDGGSVYVNGRKLVENYLPKGTLTFSYHVYGHEKFACSKDQVFVLGDNRGKSADSRIYGPVPRRNILGVVMP, encoded by the coding sequence ATGGCATCGACCCAACCGCGTGGCTGGCGGCGGTTCTTCTCGCGCAAACCCCGGTCCGTTCCGCCGCCCTCGCTGTGGCAGCAACTGACCCAATGCGGCTGCGCTTTGGCGGTCGCGCTTTCCAGCTACTGGGTCGCCACGCATTTCATGTTTCAAACGGTCATTGTGGACGGTGACAGCATGAAGCCGACCCTCCATAACGCGGACCAATACTTGTTGAATCGGGCGGAGTATCTGTTCCGCGATCCCAAGCCGGGGGACATCGTGGTCATTCACGATCCGGAAGATGGCGGGTTGTCGGTGAAACGGATTGTGGCGACGGGCGGGGAAACGGTTGAACTCGATGGAGGCAGCGTTTACGTGAATGGCCGGAAACTCGTCGAGAATTACCTGCCCAAAGGCACGCTGACGTTCAGCTACCATGTTTATGGCCACGAAAAATTTGCGTGCAGCAAGGATCAGGTGTTTGTCCTGGGCGACAACCGCGGCAAATCCGCGGACAGCCGGATTTATGGGCCCGTGCCGCGACGAAACATTCTGGGCGTGGTCATGCCCTGA
- a CDS encoding M14 family metallocarboxypeptidase gives MKRLHLNHGAYHGETVRLRPILEACEGLARRAGLRVEHLPVEGGEDLLALTHGANSAAGRSRIYLSAGIHGDEPAGVLAMEALLQDLRWCGDAALWFCPCLNPLGFGLNQRTDRLGNDLNRDYRHLKSAEVQAHVRWLERQPSFDVCLCLHEDWEAAGFYLYEVNPDGRTAQAESVIDAVRAVFPIDESDIIDGRPARGGIIRPNLVPALRPDWPEALYLIQHKTRLSYTLEAASDYPLAARVKALVCAVKTLVRRHCNASEETTRR, from the coding sequence GTGAAACGGCTGCATCTCAATCACGGTGCCTATCACGGCGAAACCGTCCGTCTGCGCCCGATATTGGAGGCGTGCGAGGGGTTGGCGCGGCGGGCTGGTTTGCGGGTGGAACATCTGCCTGTGGAAGGCGGTGAGGATTTGCTGGCGCTGACGCACGGGGCGAATTCAGCCGCCGGCCGATCCCGCATCTACCTTTCCGCCGGCATTCACGGCGATGAACCGGCAGGCGTGCTGGCGATGGAGGCTCTGCTTCAGGACTTGCGGTGGTGCGGCGATGCTGCGTTGTGGTTCTGCCCTTGCTTGAATCCGCTGGGCTTTGGCTTGAACCAGCGGACGGACCGGCTGGGCAATGATTTGAACCGCGATTATCGGCATTTGAAATCCGCCGAGGTCCAGGCACATGTCCGCTGGCTGGAGCGCCAGCCGTCATTCGACGTCTGTCTCTGTTTGCATGAAGACTGGGAAGCTGCCGGCTTCTATCTTTACGAGGTCAATCCCGACGGCCGGACAGCCCAAGCGGAGTCGGTGATTGACGCCGTTCGTGCGGTGTTTCCCATCGATGAATCCGACATCATCGACGGCCGGCCGGCGCGGGGCGGAATCATCCGTCCCAACCTCGTTCCGGCGTTGCGTCCGGACTGGCCGGAGGCGCTCTACCTCATTCAACACAAAACCCGGTTGTCCTACACCTTGGAAGCTGCGTCTGATTACCCACTGGCCGCCCGTGTCAAAGCGTTGGTGTGCGCGGTCAAAACCCTCGTCCGGCGGCATTGCAATGCTTCCGAGGAAACGACGCGGCGCTAG
- a CDS encoding hemerythrin domain-containing protein: MKITEALLAEHQVFHNLFDHVEAVVPKLKTLAEARLLAELLATALKAHSATEDDLLLTPMDHCIEQLGQADTFHKEHDEIDNALLAIQGARQISTARRLLLQAVQASRVHFDKEERIVFPLAERSLSDQTLNKLGGAWARRRESMPV; the protein is encoded by the coding sequence ATGAAAATCACTGAAGCCCTGCTCGCCGAGCATCAAGTCTTCCATAATCTCTTCGACCACGTCGAAGCCGTGGTTCCAAAACTGAAGACATTGGCGGAAGCCCGCCTGCTGGCCGAACTGCTCGCAACCGCTTTGAAGGCGCATTCGGCCACCGAAGACGACCTCCTGCTGACGCCGATGGATCATTGCATCGAACAACTGGGTCAGGCCGACACCTTTCACAAGGAACACGATGAAATCGACAATGCGCTGCTGGCGATTCAAGGCGCCCGGCAGATCAGCACCGCACGCCGGCTGCTGCTGCAGGCGGTGCAGGCGTCGCGGGTGCATTTTGACAAGGAAGAGCGCATCGTCTTCCCGCTCGCGGAACGTTCACTGAGCGACCAGACGTTGAACAAGCTCGGCGGAGCCTGGGCGCGGCGCCGGGAATCAATGCCGGTCTAG